One region of Sulfuriroseicoccus oceanibius genomic DNA includes:
- the pheT gene encoding phenylalanine--tRNA ligase subunit beta — translation MITSLNWLKSHIDLDGLTTQELDDLLTFAGIEVEGSETKGINDPNVVVGQVMEAEKHPDADKLKVCKVDTGAEELHQIVCGATNYKVGDKVPVALPGAVLPGDFKIKHGKLRGVESGGMMCSGKELGIGSDNGGLLILDGDPAVGTLISDLFESDTIFELEITPNRPDLLSHYGIARELSALTGRALKSAFAADEITTKEDANVASIAADAADLCSYYSARKITGVKVGPSPAWLASRIESIGLRPINNVVDITNFVLHELGHPIHAFDIAKLDGGKVIARRATEGEQFTALDEAEHTLNPTDCVIADASKAAAIAGVTGGLDTGVTDTTVDVLVEAAHFNPTAVRATSRRLVSTTDSSYRFERGTDPLAANVASALATKLIVEIAGGTAEDTLYVAGEAKKLTQPLTVDQDWFSNYLGGVSADEQSDILTKLGLTSTDGKVWDVPSFRLDLTRPIDLTEEIARVRGLEPVPSSTYATPVHASDDDRLYDFTLDIKKRLVSEGLYEARTIKLISTAQLADAANSTITPVPLKNALSEDHTHLRPSILPALLVTAARNVAQGAARLPFFETGTVFAAGRKPGDVVESQALTIVLGGLANDRSWADSSPRTLAFEDLRAVLDSILPNVRLKLKPAEHAVFAKCAQISVGKKNILGVIGQIAPARLRALDIDCPMFAVELNLDVLFALTEKDERKFAELPRFPGTSRDIAMEVPRDLPINRIESVLQQLNIPILEGWQMFDLFTDDSGQKLPADRKSVAFSLSYRNAERTMKSKEVDAAHAEVLAALEKALDVNFR, via the coding sequence ATGATCACCTCTCTCAACTGGCTCAAGTCCCACATCGACCTCGACGGACTGACCACCCAGGAACTCGATGACCTGCTCACCTTCGCCGGCATCGAAGTCGAAGGCAGCGAAACCAAAGGCATCAACGACCCGAATGTCGTCGTCGGCCAGGTCATGGAAGCCGAAAAGCACCCGGACGCAGACAAGCTCAAGGTTTGTAAGGTCGACACCGGCGCGGAAGAACTCCACCAGATCGTCTGCGGTGCCACCAACTACAAAGTCGGCGACAAAGTGCCAGTGGCCCTCCCTGGCGCGGTCCTCCCTGGCGACTTCAAAATCAAGCACGGGAAACTGCGCGGCGTCGAGTCGGGCGGCATGATGTGCTCGGGCAAGGAACTCGGCATCGGCAGCGACAACGGAGGTCTCCTCATTCTCGACGGAGACCCTGCGGTCGGAACGCTTATCTCCGACCTGTTCGAGTCCGACACCATTTTCGAACTCGAAATCACCCCAAACCGTCCTGACCTGCTCAGCCACTACGGCATCGCCCGCGAGCTTTCCGCCCTCACCGGCCGCGCGCTGAAGAGCGCGTTCGCTGCGGATGAGATCACCACCAAAGAGGACGCGAACGTCGCATCCATCGCCGCTGACGCAGCGGACCTCTGCAGCTACTACTCAGCTCGTAAAATCACCGGTGTGAAGGTCGGTCCGTCACCAGCTTGGCTTGCCTCACGCATCGAGTCGATCGGCCTGCGCCCGATCAACAACGTGGTGGATATCACCAACTTCGTCCTGCACGAGCTGGGCCACCCGATCCACGCATTCGACATCGCCAAGCTCGACGGCGGCAAGGTCATCGCCCGCCGCGCCACAGAAGGTGAGCAATTCACCGCACTCGACGAAGCGGAGCACACCCTCAACCCGACCGACTGCGTCATCGCCGATGCCTCGAAAGCCGCAGCCATCGCAGGCGTTACCGGCGGTCTCGACACCGGAGTCACCGACACCACCGTCGACGTGCTGGTCGAAGCCGCACACTTCAACCCGACCGCAGTGCGCGCGACTTCCCGCCGCTTGGTCTCGACCACCGATTCATCGTACCGCTTCGAGCGCGGCACCGACCCATTGGCTGCGAATGTCGCATCGGCGCTGGCAACCAAGCTGATCGTCGAAATCGCAGGAGGCACCGCTGAAGACACACTCTACGTTGCAGGTGAAGCGAAAAAGCTCACCCAGCCACTCACCGTCGACCAGGATTGGTTCTCGAACTACCTCGGTGGCGTTTCTGCCGATGAACAAAGCGATATCCTCACCAAGCTCGGACTTACCTCGACCGACGGCAAAGTGTGGGACGTCCCTAGCTTCCGCCTCGACCTGACCCGCCCGATCGACCTCACCGAAGAGATCGCCCGCGTCCGCGGCCTTGAGCCGGTGCCATCGTCAACCTACGCCACACCGGTGCACGCCAGCGATGACGACCGCTTGTACGACTTCACCCTGGACATCAAAAAGCGCCTCGTTTCCGAAGGTCTCTACGAAGCACGTACCATCAAGTTGATCTCGACCGCACAGCTCGCCGACGCCGCGAACTCGACCATCACTCCGGTGCCATTGAAGAACGCACTGAGTGAAGACCACACGCACTTGCGCCCGTCGATCCTGCCAGCCCTGCTCGTGACTGCGGCACGCAACGTGGCACAAGGCGCGGCCCGCTTGCCGTTCTTCGAGACTGGCACCGTCTTCGCCGCCGGCCGCAAGCCAGGCGACGTGGTCGAGTCCCAAGCGCTCACCATCGTTCTCGGCGGCCTCGCCAACGACCGCTCGTGGGCCGACTCATCACCACGCACGCTCGCCTTCGAAGACCTGCGCGCCGTGCTCGACTCCATCCTGCCAAATGTGCGCCTCAAGCTGAAGCCGGCCGAACATGCGGTCTTCGCCAAGTGCGCCCAGATCTCGGTCGGCAAGAAGAACATCCTCGGCGTGATCGGACAGATCGCTCCTGCCCGCCTCCGCGCCCTCGACATCGATTGCCCAATGTTCGCCGTCGAACTCAACCTGGACGTGCTCTTCGCGCTGACAGAGAAGGACGAGCGCAAGTTCGCCGAGCTGCCACGCTTCCCAGGCACCTCGCGTGACATTGCGATGGAAGTTCCACGCGACCTCCCGATCAACCGCATCGAGTCCGTGCTTCAGCAGTTGAACATTCCAATCCTCGAAGGCTGGCAAATGTTCGACCTCTTCACCGACGACTCAGGCCAGAAACTCCCGGCCGACCGCAAGTCCGTCGCCTTCTCGCTCAGCTACCGTAACGCCGAGCGCACCATGAAGAGCAAAGAAGTTGACGCCGCCCACGCAGAAGTCCTCGCAGCGCTCGAAAAAGCGCTCGACGTCAACTTCCGCTAA
- a CDS encoding type VI secretion system tube protein Hcp — MKLVLLTLILSLSAILPGEAALDVYMRLLDRSASNSADPTAPESLKKLGFFRLGSLNIGAENTVNIGSISAGGGAGKATFKELHITKYPNQVSTDLFRSLVIGSHYDDVEIIVVYPAAATESTDLYRDCVTMKFELKLVMVQSLDYSVSEGDDIADESVVLQFGAVRISYYTPNEKSNVFTLHSQQSWSRVLNTEAFAVN; from the coding sequence ATGAAACTCGTACTTCTCACGCTCATCCTGTCGTTATCCGCCATCCTGCCAGGCGAGGCCGCTCTCGACGTATACATGCGACTCCTCGACAGATCGGCATCTAATTCCGCTGATCCAACTGCCCCGGAAAGCTTGAAGAAGCTTGGGTTCTTTAGACTCGGATCCCTCAATATCGGAGCGGAGAACACCGTCAACATCGGGTCTATCAGCGCCGGAGGGGGCGCGGGGAAGGCTACGTTCAAAGAACTCCATATCACCAAATACCCAAACCAAGTCAGCACCGATCTGTTCCGTAGCCTCGTCATTGGAAGTCATTATGATGACGTGGAGATCATTGTGGTTTACCCAGCCGCAGCAACGGAGTCCACTGACTTGTACCGAGACTGCGTAACAATGAAATTCGAGCTCAAACTCGTGATGGTCCAATCGCTCGACTATTCGGTTTCGGAAGGGGATGACATCGCAGATGAGTCGGTCGTTTTGCAGTTTGGAGCAGTTCGCATTTCCTATTACACCCCCAACGAGAAGTCCAATGTGTTCACATTGCACAGCCAACAGAGCTGGAGCCGGGTCTTGAATACCGAAGCGTTCGCAGTCAACTAA
- a CDS encoding peptidylprolyl isomerase yields the protein MRFRPLSSILRCAAIATLALTASVSQAAPREINAVVAKVNDRIITKSELDLMVKGTEMSLRSQYRGEFLEEKLEEAREQVLEDLIDREVILHEFSKLGGQISRDYIDEEVKEVIKRDYDGDREKFFDYLKKVGVTNRKFRELTEKRLIVQAMRGRVTRDVKQPTPFEIQEEYERLAEQARKNGEVKISKIFIPRELPDSSPEDQFKLAQEIRKKLVAGEDFAQLARLYSRDSRASDGGVWPELPRAALKDEIAEAAFDTPVGKLSEIVTDDTGYHIIRVDERKDGAVPPLDLVRSRVTQQVEIRKRAEVYEQWIDNARSKAIIRRY from the coding sequence ATGCGATTCCGTCCCCTTTCATCCATCCTCCGGTGCGCTGCTATCGCCACCCTCGCCCTGACCGCATCCGTCTCTCAGGCCGCCCCACGCGAAATCAACGCGGTGGTCGCCAAAGTCAACGACCGCATCATCACCAAATCGGAACTCGACCTGATGGTCAAAGGCACGGAGATGTCACTGCGCAGCCAGTACCGCGGCGAATTCCTTGAGGAAAAACTCGAAGAAGCCCGTGAACAGGTATTGGAAGACCTCATCGACCGCGAGGTCATCCTTCACGAGTTCAGCAAACTCGGAGGACAGATCAGCCGCGACTACATCGACGAAGAGGTCAAGGAGGTCATCAAGCGCGACTACGATGGCGACCGCGAAAAGTTCTTCGACTACCTCAAGAAAGTCGGCGTCACCAACCGCAAGTTCCGCGAACTGACCGAAAAGCGACTCATCGTCCAGGCCATGCGCGGACGCGTCACCCGCGACGTCAAACAACCGACCCCATTCGAAATTCAGGAGGAATACGAACGCCTCGCCGAACAAGCCCGCAAAAACGGCGAGGTCAAAATCAGCAAGATCTTCATCCCTCGCGAACTGCCCGACTCGTCCCCTGAAGACCAATTCAAACTCGCTCAGGAGATCCGCAAAAAGCTCGTCGCCGGCGAGGACTTCGCCCAGCTCGCCCGACTCTACTCACGCGACTCCCGCGCCAGTGACGGCGGAGTCTGGCCCGAACTTCCACGCGCCGCTCTGAAAGACGAAATCGCAGAGGCCGCGTTCGACACTCCAGTCGGCAAACTCAGCGAAATCGTCACCGACGACACCGGCTACCACATCATCCGCGTCGATGAACGCAAGGACGGCGCCGTCCCTCCTCTCGACCTCGTTCGCTCCCGTGTCACCCAGCAGGTCGAGATCCGTAAACGCGCGGAAGTCTACGAGCAGTGGATTGACAACGCCCGTAGCAAGGCAATCATCCGCCGCTACTAA
- the rpmI gene encoding 50S ribosomal protein L35: MTRKGGIAKTRKAVSKRFKVTGSGKVLRRKQGKRHLLQNKNRKRKRNLGKATLVSDADIANVKENLPFSH; encoded by the coding sequence ATGACTAGAAAAGGTGGAATCGCCAAAACTCGGAAAGCAGTGTCCAAACGCTTCAAGGTCACTGGATCCGGCAAGGTATTGCGCCGCAAGCAGGGCAAGCGTCACTTGCTCCAGAACAAAAACCGCAAGCGTAAGCGGAATCTGGGTAAAGCGACACTTGTCTCCGATGCGGACATTGCAAACGTGAAGGAAAACCTTCCGTTCTCGCATTAA
- the pdxA gene encoding 4-hydroxythreonine-4-phosphate dehydrogenase PdxA, translating to MELPSNLPKPNVPPAKSYQPPGAQDLPTIAFTIGDAAGVGPELVHEAISSGMLPRRVNYRVLGDSSGITPGQPTKESALRGYEALQEAVQLLRDGEIQGVVTGPINKAALYDQGFTFPGQTEFFARSFGVEKYAMCLTGPHLTVGLATIHIPLREVPDALTKENIIHVGELLHDFCLKKGHHYPLIGVAGLNPHAGEDGHLGSEEKEVVIPAVEELNQRFPGVFDGPQAPDTLFYHAYRRDFHAVLCMYHDQGLIPLKMIDFREGVNVTLGLPFVRTSPDHGTAFNIAGQGAARPDSMIAAARLAATLVCAEQAQKNTY from the coding sequence ATGGAACTGCCCAGTAATCTCCCCAAGCCAAACGTCCCACCAGCAAAAAGCTACCAACCTCCTGGAGCGCAGGACCTACCAACAATCGCATTCACAATCGGCGACGCCGCCGGCGTAGGCCCCGAATTGGTTCACGAGGCAATTTCCTCCGGCATGTTGCCCCGCCGCGTCAATTACCGCGTCTTGGGTGACTCCTCCGGTATCACACCGGGCCAGCCAACCAAAGAGTCCGCTCTGCGTGGCTACGAGGCGCTGCAGGAAGCTGTTCAGCTCCTCCGCGACGGTGAGATCCAAGGCGTCGTGACCGGGCCGATCAACAAAGCCGCTCTCTACGATCAAGGCTTCACCTTCCCTGGCCAGACCGAGTTTTTCGCCCGCTCTTTCGGTGTGGAAAAATACGCAATGTGTCTGACCGGCCCCCACCTCACTGTCGGATTGGCTACCATCCACATCCCACTGCGAGAAGTCCCCGATGCCCTGACCAAGGAAAACATCATCCACGTCGGCGAGCTCCTGCACGACTTCTGCCTCAAGAAAGGCCACCATTACCCGCTCATCGGAGTCGCCGGCCTCAACCCTCACGCCGGCGAAGACGGTCACCTCGGCTCTGAGGAAAAAGAAGTCGTCATCCCTGCGGTGGAGGAGCTCAACCAACGCTTCCCAGGTGTCTTCGATGGTCCGCAGGCACCCGACACGCTCTTCTATCACGCCTACCGTCGCGACTTCCACGCAGTGCTCTGCATGTACCACGACCAAGGCTTGATCCCACTCAAGATGATCGACTTCCGCGAAGGCGTGAACGTCACACTCGGCTTGCCATTCGTCCGCACCAGCCCGGACCACGGTACCGCGTTCAACATCGCCGGCCAAGGCGCAGCCCGCCCCGACAGCATGATCGCCGCGGCCCGTCTCGCCGCCACTCTCGTCTGCGCCGAACAGGCTCAGAAAAACACGTACTAA
- a CDS encoding dihydrofolate reductase family protein, protein MQCSVFIATSLDGFIARSDGDIDWLMDADTSDPPEDTGYFSFIETIDCLVMGRNSLEKVLTFPEWPYEGRRVVVMSRSMRDVPSQVTGKFEYFNGSPEELVTKLNTEGCHRLYIDGGQVIQSFLRAGLITDLCITTIPILLGDGIPLFGPLEKDVKLRHVSTKTFQSGFVETNYQVVK, encoded by the coding sequence ATGCAGTGCTCCGTTTTCATCGCAACCAGCCTCGATGGCTTCATCGCCCGCAGCGACGGCGATATTGATTGGCTGATGGATGCCGACACGTCCGACCCTCCGGAGGACACCGGCTACTTCTCGTTCATCGAGACCATCGATTGCTTGGTCATGGGCCGCAACAGCCTGGAGAAAGTCCTCACCTTCCCCGAGTGGCCATACGAAGGCCGCCGTGTCGTCGTGATGAGCCGCAGCATGCGCGATGTACCGTCCCAGGTCACTGGCAAGTTTGAATACTTCAACGGATCACCGGAAGAGCTCGTCACCAAATTGAACACCGAGGGCTGCCACCGCCTCTACATCGACGGTGGCCAAGTCATCCAATCGTTCCTCCGCGCCGGATTGATCACCGACCTTTGCATCACCACAATTCCCATCCTTCTCGGCGATGGCATTCCGCTTTTCGGCCCACTGGAGAAAGACGTGAAACTCCGCCACGTCTCGACCAAAACGTTCCAGTCCGGCTTCGTCGAGACCAACTATCAAGTCGTCAAGTAG
- the rplT gene encoding 50S ribosomal protein L20, translating into MPRATNSPASRKRRKRWLKKAKGYRGTRSKLYRYAKDAVFKAQTWAYRDRKNNKRNFRALWIQRINAATRAEGLSYSRFTEGLKAAGIELDRKVLSDMAIQDPAAFKTIVEQAKAGLEAKKAAAGAA; encoded by the coding sequence ATGCCACGCGCAACTAACTCACCAGCATCGCGTAAGCGCCGTAAACGTTGGCTCAAGAAAGCCAAAGGTTACCGCGGCACGCGTTCGAAACTCTACCGCTACGCAAAGGACGCTGTGTTCAAAGCACAGACCTGGGCGTACCGTGACCGTAAGAACAACAAGCGTAACTTCCGCGCTCTGTGGATCCAGCGTATCAACGCTGCCACACGTGCAGAAGGATTGAGCTACTCCCGATTTACCGAAGGTCTTAAGGCCGCTGGTATCGAGCTCGACCGCAAAGTCCTTTCGGACATGGCAATCCAGGATCCGGCAGCTTTCAAGACCATCGTCGAACAAGCTAAAGCCGGCCTCGAAGCTAAGAAAGCTGCTGCAGGTGCTGCTTAA
- a CDS encoding type VI secretion system tube protein Hcp, producing the protein MRTILIQALCLLLCWCGRSHAQTTSQIYLSGGFGGSPAISDELTILSFSKGTENSINLDSYTGGGSAGVASGKIATISFTPNAATTEMFAGLATGRIYQMKFVLTRPSEAGPDKPTVLTEISFDDVMFTDWSFEAASSNSLPEVQVQFVYGAIYWTEYHIGSKPGETVTSSSIGWSHIENTLVTTDFFEGDTSGAGGGGSIVTDTDSDGIPDSWEDANGLNKNLQADGSDNFDDDPFTNFQEYVAGTDPRSTTSYLRAKIALDTNTIELEWSSLSDRTYRIFHSASPAAGFTLLEEIPAATSGSITTYRPAAGTGPFFKVEARLAQ; encoded by the coding sequence ATGCGCACCATTCTCATTCAAGCGCTTTGCCTGCTTCTATGCTGGTGTGGGCGAAGCCATGCCCAGACCACCTCACAGATCTATCTCAGCGGCGGGTTCGGCGGATCACCCGCCATTTCCGACGAACTCACCATTCTGAGTTTCTCCAAGGGGACGGAAAATTCGATCAACCTGGATTCCTATACCGGAGGAGGAAGCGCAGGCGTGGCCTCAGGAAAGATCGCTACCATCAGCTTCACCCCAAACGCAGCAACCACAGAAATGTTCGCCGGACTTGCCACCGGTCGGATCTATCAAATGAAGTTTGTCCTCACCCGCCCGTCGGAAGCTGGCCCGGACAAACCGACAGTGCTTACTGAAATCTCTTTCGACGACGTCATGTTCACTGACTGGTCGTTCGAGGCGGCCTCGTCAAACAGCCTGCCCGAAGTTCAAGTTCAGTTCGTCTACGGAGCCATCTACTGGACCGAATACCACATCGGCAGCAAGCCCGGAGAAACCGTCACCTCCAGCTCAATCGGCTGGTCACATATCGAAAACACTCTCGTCACGACAGATTTCTTCGAGGGAGACACCAGCGGCGCTGGTGGAGGCGGTAGCATCGTCACCGACACCGATAGCGACGGCATCCCAGACTCGTGGGAAGACGCCAACGGCTTGAATAAAAACCTTCAAGCAGACGGCAGCGACAACTTCGACGACGACCCATTCACCAACTTTCAAGAATACGTCGCCGGCACCGACCCGCGCTCGACCACATCGTACTTACGCGCCAAAATCGCACTCGATACCAATACCATCGAGCTCGAATGGAGCAGCTTGTCAGATCGAACCTACCGCATCTTCCACTCAGCCTCGCCCGCCGCAGGCTTCACCCTGCTCGAAGAAATCCCAGCAGCCACATCCGGCTCAATCACCACCTACCGCCCCGCCGCAGGCACGGGCCCATTCTTCAAGGTCGAGGCGCGCCTCGCCCAATAA
- a CDS encoding TatD family hydrolase: MQDAHNHLHFAELAPARETLSQWAEATGITRMIVNGTTVDDWPRVQQLATNYPDLVRPAFGLHPWHITSRPANWLDQLERLLQATPQASIGECGLDRWIQPHDLDDQLHVFRAHLDLAHRLERPLTIHCLKAWGPLVDTLRSNPLPPAGFLVHAFSGSAETAKELTKLGAYFSFSGYFLHPRKESIRQTYREAIPRDRILIETDAPSMPLPTDLVAYELPPDTDGHPVNHPGNLIAVRNGLADLLELDHAELDSLLESNFTQLFGR; encoded by the coding sequence ATGCAAGACGCCCATAACCACCTCCATTTTGCCGAACTTGCGCCCGCCCGCGAGACGCTCTCACAGTGGGCCGAGGCGACCGGCATCACACGCATGATCGTCAATGGTACGACGGTCGACGACTGGCCCCGCGTTCAACAACTCGCCACCAATTATCCGGACCTGGTGCGCCCCGCATTTGGACTCCACCCTTGGCACATCACCAGCCGCCCAGCCAACTGGCTAGACCAACTCGAACGGCTACTCCAAGCCACCCCGCAGGCATCCATCGGAGAATGCGGACTCGACCGCTGGATCCAGCCCCACGACCTCGACGATCAACTTCACGTCTTCCGCGCCCATCTCGATCTGGCCCACCGCCTCGAACGCCCACTCACCATCCATTGCCTGAAAGCCTGGGGACCGCTGGTCGACACACTCCGCTCGAACCCATTGCCGCCCGCCGGCTTCCTCGTCCACGCCTTCTCAGGCTCCGCGGAAACCGCCAAGGAACTCACCAAGCTCGGTGCCTATTTTTCTTTCTCCGGCTACTTCCTCCACCCCCGCAAGGAATCCATCCGTCAAACCTACCGCGAGGCCATCCCTCGCGACCGTATCTTGATCGAAACCGATGCCCCGTCGATGCCGCTGCCCACTGACCTCGTCGCCTACGAACTACCACCGGACACAGACGGACACCCCGTGAACCATCCTGGAAATCTGATTGCCGTACGCAATGGGTTGGCGGACCTACTCGAACTGGACCACGCGGAACTCGACTCCCTTTTGGAGTCAAATTTCACCCAACTCTTTGGTCGCTAA
- the pheS gene encoding phenylalanine--tRNA ligase subunit alpha has protein sequence MSDIASTLTTIQADAIAAITAATDERSLDDARVAFLGKSGTLTKASSVMKDLPKEEKPKVGQLLNQARQAITAELDAKREALIAEADAKSVADLDLTLPGRTLPTGAIHPLTLMQDRVTKIFRQLGFALATGPEVETEWHCFDALNTPADHPARNESDTFYFDSGKLLRTHTSSVQIRTMEETAAPPVRIIAPGSAFRRDEIDATHLSVFNQIEGLYVAENVTLSDLKGTLEFFFKSLYGESTEVRFRPHFFPFTEPSFEIDVKLTAAGKDAKWIEIAGCGMVDPAVFDEVSKARGNEAFGSDKVTGFAFGMGLERLTMIEYGIADIRHLIENDQRFLNQFA, from the coding sequence ATGTCTGACATCGCATCCACTCTGACCACCATCCAGGCCGACGCCATTGCGGCGATCACGGCAGCCACCGACGAACGCTCGCTCGACGACGCACGCGTTGCCTTCCTCGGCAAGAGCGGCACCCTCACCAAAGCCTCGTCGGTGATGAAGGACCTGCCCAAGGAAGAGAAACCAAAAGTCGGCCAGTTGCTCAATCAGGCACGCCAAGCCATCACCGCCGAACTCGACGCCAAGCGGGAGGCGCTGATCGCCGAAGCCGACGCCAAGTCCGTTGCCGACCTCGACCTGACGCTTCCTGGCCGCACGCTCCCGACCGGAGCGATTCACCCGCTCACGCTGATGCAGGACCGCGTGACCAAGATCTTCCGCCAGCTCGGATTCGCTCTGGCCACTGGCCCGGAAGTGGAAACCGAGTGGCACTGCTTCGACGCCCTCAACACACCAGCCGACCACCCGGCACGCAACGAGAGCGATACCTTCTACTTCGACTCAGGAAAACTCCTGCGCACGCACACGTCGTCGGTGCAGATCCGCACAATGGAAGAAACGGCCGCACCACCTGTGCGCATCATCGCCCCGGGCAGTGCGTTCCGCCGCGACGAAATCGACGCCACCCACCTTTCCGTCTTCAACCAGATCGAAGGTCTCTACGTGGCTGAAAACGTGACCCTCTCCGACCTCAAGGGCACGCTCGAATTCTTCTTCAAATCGCTCTACGGCGAATCGACCGAGGTGCGCTTCCGCCCGCACTTCTTCCCATTCACCGAGCCATCGTTTGAGATCGACGTGAAGCTCACCGCGGCCGGCAAAGACGCCAAGTGGATCGAAATCGCCGGCTGCGGCATGGTCGACCCTGCAGTCTTCGACGAAGTCTCGAAAGCCCGCGGCAATGAAGCATTTGGCTCGGACAAAGTCACCGGCTTCGCCTTCGGCATGGGCCTCGAGCGCCTGACCATGATCGAGTACGGCATCGCCGACATCCGCCACCTGATCGAAAACGACCAGCGTTTCCTCAATCAGTTCGCCTAA
- the ispE gene encoding 4-(cytidine 5'-diphospho)-2-C-methyl-D-erythritol kinase encodes MSDSSSSPVFPYEVAAHAKINLDLSVLGKREDGFHEISSTMTGVSLFDTLVFEPGDEGEGPGLVIDGADDLPVNDDNLVIRAAKLFAERTGKAADFNIRLIKRVPSGAGLGGGSSDAAATLRALNDLTGAGLGEAELAGIAGEIGSDIPFFIYGGVCRVGGRGEVVEPINFDWELPVLLIKPGFGVETPDAYKRWITSQELESVLYAPQICPWGPMVNSLERPVFEKYPVLADMKMWLLDQGETHAALMSGSGSTMIAVLAQQHVGGELLRRAKERYGDTLWGFVGHTLSV; translated from the coding sequence ATGTCTGATTCTTCCTCCTCTCCTGTGTTTCCTTACGAAGTGGCGGCCCATGCCAAGATCAACCTGGATCTGAGTGTGTTGGGCAAGCGGGAGGATGGGTTCCATGAGATTTCGTCGACGATGACCGGGGTGTCGCTGTTTGACACCTTGGTCTTCGAGCCGGGGGACGAGGGAGAGGGACCGGGTTTGGTGATCGATGGGGCGGACGATCTGCCGGTGAACGATGACAACCTGGTGATCCGTGCGGCGAAGTTGTTTGCCGAGCGCACGGGGAAGGCTGCGGATTTCAACATTCGCTTGATCAAAAGGGTCCCGAGTGGTGCGGGGTTGGGGGGCGGGAGCTCAGACGCTGCCGCCACATTGCGCGCGCTGAATGATCTGACCGGAGCGGGGCTCGGTGAGGCCGAGTTGGCTGGGATTGCCGGCGAGATCGGTAGCGATATCCCGTTTTTCATTTACGGCGGTGTGTGTCGGGTTGGCGGACGTGGCGAGGTGGTCGAGCCGATCAACTTCGATTGGGAGCTGCCGGTGCTTTTGATCAAGCCGGGCTTTGGGGTGGAGACGCCGGATGCGTACAAGCGGTGGATCACGTCGCAGGAGTTGGAGTCTGTGTTGTATGCGCCGCAGATCTGCCCGTGGGGACCGATGGTGAACAGCTTGGAGCGCCCGGTATTCGAGAAGTATCCGGTGCTGGCGGACATGAAGATGTGGTTGCTCGATCAAGGGGAAACACACGCCGCGCTGATGTCGGGGTCTGGCTCAACGATGATCGCGGTACTGGCGCAACAACATGTCGGCGGTGAGTTGTTACGCCGGGCAAAAGAACGCTATGGCGACACTCTGTGGGGATTTGTCGGGCATACGTTGTCGGTGTAG
- a CDS encoding AIM24 family protein, translated as MPPSSDFAVNVDRRFSLAEFVSATEQKDRGHGLFELETPRMLEVNLNGKINTKMGSMVAYNGAIRFTREGILDQGLGNLLKKAVSGEGMSLTYAEGQGQLYLADMGKKISVLNLQNEGLVVNGNDVLAFEQTLQHKITMMRRVTGMMSGGLFNVAFQGSGMLAITTHYEPVTIRVEPGRPVVTDPNATVAWSSSLSPSLRTDVSLRTFVGRGSGESIQMQFEGSGFVVIQPYEEVYYGQA; from the coding sequence ATGCCCCCGAGCTCTGACTTTGCAGTAAATGTAGACCGCCGCTTCAGCTTGGCTGAGTTTGTGTCCGCCACTGAACAAAAGGACCGCGGCCATGGGTTGTTCGAATTGGAAACGCCTCGGATGCTTGAGGTGAACCTCAATGGCAAGATCAATACCAAGATGGGGTCGATGGTCGCTTATAATGGGGCGATCCGGTTTACCCGGGAGGGGATTCTCGACCAGGGGCTGGGCAATCTGCTCAAAAAGGCGGTGTCCGGCGAGGGGATGAGCCTCACCTATGCCGAGGGGCAGGGGCAGCTTTATCTGGCGGACATGGGCAAGAAGATCTCGGTTCTCAATTTGCAGAACGAGGGGCTGGTCGTGAATGGCAACGACGTGCTGGCATTTGAGCAAACGCTGCAACACAAGATCACCATGATGCGCAGGGTGACTGGTATGATGTCGGGCGGCTTGTTCAACGTGGCTTTCCAGGGCAGCGGAATGCTGGCGATCACGACCCATTACGAGCCGGTGACGATCCGCGTTGAGCCGGGGCGTCCTGTGGTGACCGATCCGAATGCGACCGTGGCGTGGAGCAGCAGTTTGAGTCCAAGTTTGCGCACCGATGTGTCGTTGCGAACCTTTGTGGGGCGGGGCTCGGGTGAGTCGATTCAGATGCAGTTCGAGGGCAGCGGCTTTGTCGTGATCCAACCGTACGAAGAGGTCTATTACGGACAAGCGTAA